One region of Gouania willdenowi chromosome 13, fGouWil2.1, whole genome shotgun sequence genomic DNA includes:
- the capn5a gene encoding calpain-5a, which produces MKCYSRGSDRRRGSSCPTSEVCFWDVKTQEASVQSSRRKHGNIPTKVLNRTRVMVVGYEGQNFSALRRQCRQNGRLFEDPLFPPEDTSLFYQDNKIGHVTWKRPKELSSDPHLFVDGISAHDLHQGQLGNCWFVAACSSLASREALWQKVIPDWQDQEWDEQKPESYAGIFHFRFWRFGVWVDVVIDDRLPTAGGQLVYCHSNDSNEFWSALVEKAYAKMCGCYEALDGGNTADALVDFTGGVSEPLDLLENGHKEDEDKRTELFERVLKVHVRGGLISCSIRATTAADMEARLDCGLVKGHAYAVTDVRRVRLGHGLLAFFRSDKLTMIRLRNPWGQREWNGAWSDSSEEWKKVSRGERESMGVTVQDDGEFWMNFDDFATHFTDLILCRLINTSYLSFHKTWEEAVMKGSWRRHDDPLRNRSGGCANNKSSFLQNPQFVFDVKKPEDEVLICLQQKDRRASLRGGQGENLAMGFDIHRVEMNRTYRMHSTQQKVGGSIFINSRSVFLRTDLKQGRYVIIPTTFDPGLEGEFLLRIFTDVPSDCRKLTLDEPPQTCWSGLCGYPSLVTQIHVLQADGLAGQDSDGVSDPYVIIRCEGTKVRSPVHKSTRSPMFDTKGIFYRKNTQQPISIELYNHNLLKDSFLGQLTLPAEQGTIQTTLHLHGKGGDRDNELPGTITIAVVTSSILTGI; this is translated from the exons ATGAAGTGTTACAGCAGAGGATCAGACCGACGCCGCGGCTCCTCCTGTCCGACTTCAGAGGTTTGTTTTTGGGACGTAAAGACTCAGGAAGCATCGGTGCAGAGCTCCAGAAGAAAGCACGGAAATATCCCCACAAAGGTGTTAAACCGAACCAG GGTGATGGTGGTCGGGTACGAGGGTCAGAACTTCTCTGCTCTGAGGAGGCAGTGCAGGCAGAACGGACGCCTGTTTGAGGACCCCCTGTTCCCCCCCGAGGACACATCCCTGTTCTACCAGGACAACAAGATAGGACATGTTACCTGGAAAAGACCAAAG GAGTTGAGCAGTGACCCTCATCTGTTCGTAGATGGCATCAGTGCCCACGACCTGCACCAGGGGCAGCTGGGAAACTGCTGGTTCGTGGCCGCCTGCTCCAGTCTGGCCTCCAGAGAAGCTCTGTGGCAGAAG GTGATTCCTGACTGGCAGGACCAGGAGTGGGACGAGCAGAAGCCGGAGTCCTACGCCGGGATCTTCCACTTCAGGTTCTGGAGGTTTGGGGTGTGGGTGGATGTGGTGATCGATGACCGTCTGCCCACCGCGGGGGGTCAGCTGGTCTACTGCCACTCCAACGATAGCAACGAGTTCTGGAGCGCGCTGGTGGAGAAGGCCTACGCCAA GATGTGCGGCTGCTATGAGGCTCTGGATGGGGGGAACACGGCCGATGCTCTGGTGGATTTCACGGGCGGCGTGTCGGAGCCCCTGGACCTGCTGGAGAACGGGCACAAAGAGGACGAGGACAAGCGCACGGAGCTGTTTGAGAGAGTCCTGAAGGTTCACGTCAGAGGAGGACTGATCAGCTGCTCCATCAGg GCCACCACCGCTGCAGACATGGAGGCGCGTCTGGACTGCGGCCTGGTGAAGGGCCACGCCTACGCCGTGACGGACGTGAGGCGGGTCAGGCTGGGTCACGGCCTTCTGGCCTTCTTTAGGTCAGACAAACTGACCATGATCAGACTGAGGAACCCGTGGGGTCAGAGGGAGTGGAACGGGGCGTGGAGCGACAG CTCGGAGGAGTGGAAGAAGGTGAGCAGGGGTGAGAGGGAGAGCATGGGCGTCACCGTACAGGATGACGGAGAGTTCTG GATGAACTTTGATGACTTTGCGACTCACTTCACAGACCTGATCCTTTGTCGTCTCATCAACACGTCCTACCTGAGCTTCCATAAAACCTGGGAGGAGGCAGTGATGAAAGGCTCCTGGCGTCGCCATGACGACCCGCTGCGCAACCGAAGCGGCGGCTGTGCCAACAACAAGAGCTCCTTCCTCCAGAACCCACAG tttgTGTTTGACGTGAAGAAGCCTGAGGACGAGGTTCTGATCTGTCTGCAGCAGAAGGACCGACGAGCTTCACTGAGGGGAGGACAAGGAGAGAACCTGGCCATGGGCTTTGACATCCACAGA GTGGAGATGAACAGGACCTACAGGATGCACAGCACTCAGCAGAAAGTTGGCGGCAGCATCTTCATCAACTCGCGGTCTGTGTTCCTGCGCACGGACCTGAAGCAGGGACGCTACGTCATCATCCCCACGACCTTTGACCCCGGCCTGGAGGGAGAGTTCCTGCTGCGCATCTTCACCGATGTTCCTTCAGACTGCAG AAAACTGACCCTGGATGAACCTCCTCAGACCTGCTGGTCTGGACTGTGTGGGTACCCGTCCCTGGTCACACAGATCCACGTCCTACAGGCCGATGGACTCGCTGGACAAGACTCAGACGGAG TTTCAGATCCGTACGTCATCATCCGCTGTGAAGGGACCAAGGTTCGCTCCCCCGTCCACAAGAGCACCCGCAGCCCCATGTTTGACACCAAAGGGATTTTCTACAGGAAGAACACccagcagccaatcagcatcGAG ctctatAACCACAACTTGCTGAAGGACTCCTTCCTGGGTCAGCTGACTCTACCCGCTGAGCAAGGCACCATCCAGACCACGCTGCACCTCCATGGCAAAGGCGGTGACCGTGACAACGAGCTCCCTGGCACCATCACCATTGCCGTGGTAACCAGCAGCATCCTCACCGGCATCTGa
- the ompa gene encoding olfactory marker protein a isoform X2: MLSIVNKMMRLRVSSLQRSGQKRQDGERLLLPYEAVYRLDFPTQDLSFSRWYFSLCGHGRVTVTGICQLWTPDLTHLMTRQLLEPIGTFWRNAEDPEDSPLKSLEADMQEFGERIAELAKVRKVMYFLLALKDGAEAAKLSCSVEFTPQK; this comes from the exons ATGCTCAGTATAGTTaataaa ATGATGCGTCTGCGCGTGTCGTCTCTGCAGCGTTCGGGTCAGAAGCGTCAGGACGGAGAGCGTCTGCTGCTGCCCTACGAGGCCGTGTACCGCCTGGACTTCCCCACACAGGACCTGAGCTTCTCCCGCTGGTACTTCTCCCTCTGCGGACACGGACGGGTCACCGTCACCGGGATCTGCCAGCTGTGGACCCCCGACCTCACCCACCTGATGACCCGCCAGTTGCTGGAGCCCATCGGGACCTTCTGGAGAAACGCAGAGGACCCCGAGGACTCGCCGCTGAAGAGCCTGGAGGCCGACATGCAGGAGTTTGGAGAGCGGATCGCTGAGCTGGCCAAGGTCAGGAAGGTTATGTACTTCCTGTTAGCGCTGAAGGATGGAGCAGAAGCAGCAAAGCTCAGCTGCTCAGTGGAGTTCACGCCACAGAAATGA
- the ompa gene encoding olfactory marker protein a isoform X1 has translation MEKRSCTDAIVLEFREDVALTEMMRLRVSSLQRSGQKRQDGERLLLPYEAVYRLDFPTQDLSFSRWYFSLCGHGRVTVTGICQLWTPDLTHLMTRQLLEPIGTFWRNAEDPEDSPLKSLEADMQEFGERIAELAKVRKVMYFLLALKDGAEAAKLSCSVEFTPQK, from the exons ATGGAGAAGAGGAGCTGCACAGACGCCATAGTGCTGGAGTTTAGAGAGGACGTCGCACTGACCGAG ATGATGCGTCTGCGCGTGTCGTCTCTGCAGCGTTCGGGTCAGAAGCGTCAGGACGGAGAGCGTCTGCTGCTGCCCTACGAGGCCGTGTACCGCCTGGACTTCCCCACACAGGACCTGAGCTTCTCCCGCTGGTACTTCTCCCTCTGCGGACACGGACGGGTCACCGTCACCGGGATCTGCCAGCTGTGGACCCCCGACCTCACCCACCTGATGACCCGCCAGTTGCTGGAGCCCATCGGGACCTTCTGGAGAAACGCAGAGGACCCCGAGGACTCGCCGCTGAAGAGCCTGGAGGCCGACATGCAGGAGTTTGGAGAGCGGATCGCTGAGCTGGCCAAGGTCAGGAAGGTTATGTACTTCCTGTTAGCGCTGAAGGATGGAGCAGAAGCAGCAAAGCTCAGCTGCTCAGTGGAGTTCACGCCACAGAAATGA